The Fibrobacter sp. region TGGACATTGTGATTTTGGCCGCTTGCGGTGAACGTGCTGGTGAAGTGGTGGAAACCCTTCGTGAATTCCCGGAATTGATTGACCCGCGTACGGGCAAGTCCCTCATGGAACGTACGCTGATTATTTGTAACACGTCTTCGATGCCGGTGGCTGCCCGTGAAGCTTCCGTTTATACCGGCGTGACGCTCGCTGAATACTACCGTCAGATGGGCCTCAACGTGCTCTTGCTCGCTGACTCCACTTCCCGTTGGGCACAGGCCTTGCGCGAAATGAGCGGCCGTTTGGAAGAAATTCCGGGCGAAGAAGCGTTCCCGGCTTACCTCGAATCCGTGATTGCTTCGTTCTACGAACGCGGTGGCGTTGTCCGCCTCAAGGACGGCAAGACGGGTTCTGTGACGATTTGCGGTTCCGTTTCTCCGGCAGGTGGTAACTTCGAAGAACCGGTGACGCAGGCAACCTTGAAGGTGGTGGGCGCATTCCTCGGCCTTAGCCGTGAACGTTCCGACCAACGCCGTTTCCCGGCTATCCATCCGCTTGATTCTTGGTCCAAGTACGAAGGCATCATCGAATCGAAGAAGGTGGCCGAAGCCCGTCACATTCTCGCCGCAGGCGTGGACGTGAACAACATGATGAAGGTGGTGGGCGAAGAAGGTACCTCCATCGACGACTTTGTAATTTATTTGAAATCCGAATACCTGGATGCCGTCTATCTGCAGCAGGATGCGTATAACGAAATCGACGCTGCCTGTTCCGCTGAACGCCAGAAGTACGTGTTCGACAAGATTTTCACCATCCTTACGACTCCGATGAAGTTTGCGGAGAAGGATGTCGCTCGTACGTTCTTCCTGAAATTGACGCAGACCACCAAGGACTGGAACCGCGTGGCCTTTGACTCTCAGGAATTCAAGGATCTCGAATCTAGTATTTTCGCTTCCGTGAAGGAGGTTTCCGCTAATGCATAATGTTGCTTACCATCGTATTGAACGCATTGCCGGTTCCGTGATTACTTTGAGGGCCGAAGGCGTTGCCAACCAGGAACTCGCCCAGGTGACAAGTTCGTTCGGCACATCTCTTGCCCGTGTGATCCGCATTGACGGTGACATGGTGGACTTGCAGGTGTTCGCTGGCGCTCGCGGTATTTCGACCGATTCCGAAGTGCGATTCCTTGGCGAACCGATGAAGGTTCCGTACAGCGAAGCTTTGCTTGGCCGCGTGTTTAA contains the following coding sequences:
- a CDS encoding V-type ATP synthase subunit A, whose amino-acid sequence is MASIGKITGVNGNLIRVKFESAVSQNEVAYAKLVSKNKDGKAEIIPLKSEVIRIRGDYAELQVFEDTTGLKAGDEVEFTGELLSVELGPGLLTQVFDGLQNPLPKLADECGFFLQRGKYLKALPRDVKWAFTPVAKAGDVVVAGDTLGTVPEGVFTHRIMVPFKLLGKWTVDYITSAGDRTVEEVVAKLKNDKGEKVDVTMVQTWPVKMPIKAFEERLRPSKPLTMQQRIIDTFFPVMQGGTFCTPGPFGAGKTVLQQLMSRYADVDIVILAACGERAGEVVETLREFPELIDPRTGKSLMERTLIICNTSSMPVAAREASVYTGVTLAEYYRQMGLNVLLLADSTSRWAQALREMSGRLEEIPGEEAFPAYLESVIASFYERGGVVRLKDGKTGSVTICGSVSPAGGNFEEPVTQATLKVVGAFLGLSRERSDQRRFPAIHPLDSWSKYEGIIESKKVAEARHILAAGVDVNNMMKVVGEEGTSIDDFVIYLKSEYLDAVYLQQDAYNEIDAACSAERQKYVFDKIFTILTTPMKFAEKDVARTFFLKLTQTTKDWNRVAFDSQEFKDLESSIFASVKEVSANA